ATCATCCGACGGCGGCTCCGCGAGGACTGATCTTTAGGTGCGGCTGTGCGTCTATGTGGGGCACTCCCAGGCCGGAAGAGCGGCATCTGCGATGGCTGTTCCAGCAGCCTTCGCCTGCCGCACGAGCCCGTGGAGTGACGGCAGCAGGTTTCCGCCGACCCCCACCAGATACACCCCGATGTCCCGCAGTGCGGCGACAGCTTCCGGTCCGGCGCCAACCCCCAGGCTGCGTGCCAGCTTCCGCAGATCGGACCGCGAGCAACTGGTGAGCACCACATAGTCGGCCAGCAGCAGTTCCCTGCCGGTGCGTACCGCCCATTTGCCGGTGCCGGCCACGGGCGTGGGCAGCAGGCCGGCGGCATCTGCCCGGGTCATCTCCCGGGCTGCGGAATCCTCCCGGACATCCAGGCGGTGGCTGACTGCGTAGGCATGCAGCAGGCGAAGCAGTTCGGCCCGCTCGGGGAGCACCTCCGGCTCCACCGCTGCCTCCCGTATGGTGGCTGCGGCCGGCGCCGGACCGTGGACCACTATGGAGTCCACCCCCTGCCGGTCCAGTTCAGTGGCGACGGCCAGGCCGCTGAGTCCGCATCCGATCACCACGGCTCCGGTCAGCTGGGTCGGCGCTGCCTCAGGCTGGGTTTCGCCATGCAGGGACTCCGAATATTCAATGGAACCGGTTTGCTCGCTCATGGGCGGTCCTCCTGCGGTCCTGGTTTCGTTCCTGGTTTCGAAACCTCCCCAGAGGCTTGGGTCCTGAGGCGGAACCATATATCTGCCCGCCCCGGGGCGGTAGCGTAGGCCGGTACCCGGAGCGGTACGCTACTGCTAACGACAGCCGGAGGGGGAAGCGCCGGTTGGGGACCCGAAGGAGCGGCATATGACTGATTCGACCTGGGGTGCCGGGGCCGGCGAGGACGGACCTGCGGGCATTGTCGTCGGCGTGGACGGATCCGATCAAAGCATCTGCGCCCTCTTCTGGGCGGCACGGGAGGCACGACGGCGGCAGTGTCCGCTGCACGTGGTGACCGCCTATACGGTGCCCATCTTCGCGGCGTCCTCCATGGATGCCGGCTACACCACTGTTGATGACGCGATGATCCGGGACGGCGCCCAGCAGGTGCTGGACGAGGCCATTGAGCGGATCAGCCACTACGGGGTGGAAGTGATACCGCGGGTGGAGACCGGAGACGCGGCTGCCGTCCTGCTGGAGCTCTCCGAAGACGCCGACCTCATGGTGGTTGGCTCGCGCGGCCGCGGCGGATTTGTTGGACGCCTGCTGGGCTCCGTCTCCAGTGCCCTGCCGGCGCATGCGAAATGCCCCACCGTCGTCGTGCCGCTGCGGACTGCGGGACGGCTGCCGGATTCCGGGATACGGCCCCCGGCCAACTCACCGGACCCCGACGCCGTCCACCACGCCGTCGTTGTGGGTGTGGACGGTTCGGAACAGGGCCGTGCCGCGTCCCTGGTGGCCGCAGAGCAGGCCCGGAGCATGGGCCTGCCGCTGCGCATCCTATGTGCGCTGCCGCCGTTCACCGGCTCGCTCGCCTGGGTGCCTGCCCCCTTGGACATCGAGGCGCTGCATGCGGAACTGCGTGAACAGCTCGACGCCGGCCGGGACTGGCTGCAGAGCCATTTCCCGGGATTGGAAATGACCGTTGAACTGGTGGACGGCACCCCGTCGGAGATTCTGGTGGAACGCACGGCAAGGGTTGAACTGCTGGTGCTGGGCACCCGCGGCCGCGGCGGCTTCGCCGGCATGCTGCTGGGCTCCACCAGCCAGAGCGTGATGCACCACGCCAAGGGTCCGCTCATGGTGGTGCCGGACCACGATGATCCGCGGCTGCTGGACCGGGCGAACTTTGGGCCGATGATCGCCGAATAGCTGCCGGTCGCCGGATAGCGGCCGGGTGAAGCGCCTATGCGTGCTGCTGGCCTTCGTGGACCGCGTGGCTGGCCGGCTCGAGCTGGAACGTGCAGTGGTCGGTGTCGAAATGGCTGCTGAGGCACCGGGTCAGCCGGTCCAGCACCAGGTCCAGCCCGTCCGGGGTCAGGTGCTCCTCCTCCACCACCACATGTGCCGAGAACACCGGAACCCCTGAGGTGATGGTCCAGATATGGATGTCGTGCGCATCGGACACACCGTCCACCGAGACGATGTGGTCCCGGATCAGCCCAACATCCACCCCCTGCGGGGTGGCCTCGAGCAGCACATCGATGACCTCGCGCAGCAGTGACCAGGCACGCGGCAGGATCATCACGGCAATCAGGATGGAGGCCCAGGTGTCGGCCTGCTGGTAGCCCGTGGTCATAATGACGACGGCGGACACCACCACCGCCGCAGAGCCCAGTAGATCGCCCAGTACCTCCAGATAGGCGCCCCGGACGTTCAGGGAGTCCTTCCGGCCGGCATGCAGCACCAGCAGGGAGACGAGGTTCGCCAGGCCGCCCACGATGGCGAAGGGCAGCATCAGCCCGGTGTCGACGTCGGGAGTGCCGCCCAGCCGGCCCAGCGCCTCGACAAAGATCACCACCGCTATAACGATCAGAAGCACCGCATTGGCCAGCGCGGCCAGGACCTCGGCCCGCTGGTAGCCGTAGGTCCGCCGGGACGTGGCAGGACGTGCGGCAAGCCAGGCCGCTACGAGGGCAATGGAGACACCGGCGGCGTCGGAAAGCATGTGGCCCGCGTCGGCCAGGAGTGCCAGCGATCCCGAGAACAGGGCTCCGGCCACCTGGATGAGGACCACGGAGATGGTAATGAGGAAAACGATCAGGAGGCGCTGCCGGTGTTTACCGGTCGCCGTGACTATGCCCAGCCCGTGGCTGTGCCCGTGATGCCCGCTCATGGTTAAAGGCTAGCCCCAGCCCAGTTCGTGCAGCCGCTCGTCGTTGATGCCGAAGTGGTGGGCTACCTCATGGATGACGGTGATCCGGACCTCGTCCACTACTTCCTCCCGGCTTCCGCACATCCGCAGCAGCGGCCCGCGGAACACCACAATCCGGTCCGGCAGCGAACCCGCGTCCCACCAGGAATCCCGCTCGGTCAGCGGTGTTCCCTCGTAGACGCCCAGCAGCTCGGTGTCCGGATCTTCATGCGGTCCGGGCAGATACTCGTCCTCGATGAAGACGGCCACGTTGTTCATGGCGCGGGACAGATCCGCCGGAATGGAGTCGAGGGCTGCTTCCACGCAGGCGTCGAACTCGTCCGGGTTCATCTCGATTGGCACCCCTCCACTGTAGTGGCGCAGCACTCACCCGTACGGTTTTGGATATTCCGGAATTAGGCCCTATAGTTTTAGAGGTCCACAACGGAGAGAAACGACTGGAATCCAGCCGCTTCAAACCATGTGTGTTCTGTTGGCCCCCATCGTCTAGCGGCCTAGGACACCGCCCTTTCACGGCGGCGGCACGGGTTCGAATCCCGTTGGGGGTACTCAGGAGTGGTAAATCAAGCCGGTGAGAATCTGGTAGAGTTTACACTCGTGAAAAGCAAGGCCCTGTAGCGCAGCTGGTTAGCGCGCCGCCCTGTCACGGCGGAGGTCGCGGGTTCAAGTCCCGTCAGGGTCGCTCAGATTTTCTGAAGCGATTTGGAAGATCTCGGTGATCATCGGTTGATGATGCCAGGCTCTGTAGCTCAGTTGGTAGAGCGTTCGACTGAAAATCGAAAGGTCACCGGATCGACGCCGGTCGGAGCCACCAGCTAAAACCCCGTAGCTGTCTCGCAGGAGACAGGACGGGGTTTTTCTTTTGCCCGCTGACGGGCTGCCGTCTGCTGATGTCGCGGACGACGGGGTCGCGGCGGCCGCGGATCTCGACTGCCAAGCGGGCCAGGCGTTCTATCCCCTCCTCCACGCGGCTATGGCAGCCTTCCCCAGGCGCTGAAGCCTGGTAGATATCAGTTCTCTGCGCCCTTGCCGGCGGCGGGACGGTTGGAAGGTTCCTGTCAGTTTTAAGTAACAAAACAATCTATTCGCCGGAAATTACGCCACTAACCAGTCGGCCAGTCTAACGAACAGGGGCTCCGACTTGTATGAACCGACTGCCTGAACCGCGCTCTTCAGTGCTCCCTCCACGGCATCGGGAGTATGTAATCCAGCGTTCTTTTTGAGCTCTTTACCGTAGACAGCTAATAGAAGGGCCGCTATGTCGTGACCGTAGGCGTACCGACGAACGTCTTCTTCGGAGGAGCGGTCGTATTTGGCACACGCAGACGCAATCGAAGGATCCACGGTCTTGGCGACTTCGAACTTTGATAGATCCTTACCTTTCTTTGGGAACCCTGCGTCATAGTTTGGTTGCTTAAGGTGGGGGTGCTTCGCGCGTACTGCGTACAGTTCTCGTAAGGCATGTCGTAGACCTTCAAACACTTCCCTGGCGGGCGGCAACCGTCCCGCAAAACTAAGGAGATTAGCCCGCTCAAGCGTGGGTATATCAGCGGCGTAGCTTTCCAAGGAGGGGTAGTCGGTCCAAAGCAGCGTTGCGTACTGGTGCTCCTCAATACCGTATCCAGTGTCGCGGTCCGCCACGCAACGAAGATGCGAAACGATTGTCGGACTCGTTCGCGCTAATTCTTCGGCCTCTCGGGCGACAAAAATTACCCTGCTCCGGTTTCCGTCGTTGAGGCCGGCGTCGACCAGACAACTAGCAGGAACATCCAAATCTTCCACGCACGTTACTTCGAGAGAGTCAGGATTTGGCATATCCGCTGACCAAGCACGAAAAAACCGGGAGTCATTTCGCCCCTCCACAATCAGGTATCGAGTACTAGTGAGATCGACCCCCAGCAAGAACTCGCCAAGATTCATTCGCGGGACCGAAGTAGGCTCTTTCATGCCTTTTCGCTCGGCTGAATTATCGTCTCCCGGGCGACGGCATTCATTACCTGCAACGAATGTGAAGCCACGACGAACTGAACATTGCTGGACCGACTGCATCTCAGCAGCTCGGGGAGAAGATCCCGCTGCCATTCAATCCCGAGAGAGATTTCAGGCTCGTCGATGAGGAGCAGGCTCTCATCTGCCGTGGCCAGGACGGCGCGGGACAGAAGAACAATGAGGTGACGCTCGCCGCTCGAGAGGCTCTCCGGATCAAGTGGTTCCCCGTGCCTGTCTACCAGGCTGATGCCATCGGCAGCTGTGAATCGGAGGCTCTTTCGATCCAGAAATTTATTGACGCCCGTCACGTAGGTATCGATAAGATTGTGAACCGTAGTCATAGCTTCGATTTGGTCTTCAAGACTTTCAAAATAAGGTTCAAGAATCTGATGAATTACTGGAAGTTGCCGGCTATTTGCTCGAGTGTTCCTGATCTGAGTAGCCACATTGCGGACTTGCCGGAGATTGAGTAATCCGTACTCTTGCAAGGGACTGCCGGCAGACAGCAGGCGGTCGATCTGTTGTTCAAGCGCTTCCCGCGCACCAGTCGTAGTTAATGCAGTCTTTCCCTGAAGCGTGGTTTGCGTTATCTGTTCGTAGACCCCTGCTTCACTTCCCCCACGGGATAGTCCACCGATTGCAGCTCGGGTAAGCATGCGTTCCACTGTTTGCAACAGACTTGATACTGCACCTCGACGCCTTGAAGCTAAACGTCCTGTGTCGCTTCGAAGGGAGTCGTGACCATCATCCATTTGAAGGGCCAGGCGATCATCACCGATGTATACAGCGCCTCTGCTCAATTCGGCCATCGATTTCGCGAACTGGACATACTCCTTGCGCTCATCCCAAACTCGGCGATACAGACGCCCAGCAAAGTCAGCTGGGTCAATATGAACGGTTTGTATTGGACCTTCTGGCGCCAGACATACACTGATCTCGAATGATCCCAGTTCAGCTCTATCCCGGACTAACTGTGCCCATCCGCCGCTATAAAAGTCGATTTTAAGGCTTGTAATTGGAATGTCTATAAGTGTCTGCAGCGCCTCTGGCGTGGGTGTCAACATGGAAGCGATCCCGCGCAGGAGATTGGTCTTACCTCTGCCATTCGGGGCATAGATGACACGCATTCGACCGTTGTCAGTGCTGTCGGGGAATGCAAGATCATAGGAGAATTCCCCTAAAACTCCTGCAGCTTGGATCCTGCTGATTGTCTTTGCGTGGTCAATTGCCACAAGATCCCCCAAAGCTGATATCACCTGAAATTCACCAACCGGGATGGCTAGCAACTCGAAGACACGATATATCATCTGCATCGCGAGTCTCGTTCACTGGAAATTGGAGGGTCGCGCGTCGGGATCGAACCTGCCTGCGGGCCGACGGGACTCATGAGGGTGCCGGGGGCCGCCCCGAAAGGCCCGGAACAGCTGCAGCCGCTGCGGCCTGCACAACGTTCCGCCCCCGGGATACGCTGAACCCATGGATGAGCCCCGGAACACTTCAGCGAACGCTTCCGTCACTGCGGCACCAGCCGTGCCTGCACCCGCCCCGCCCGCACCCGCCGCGTATGCCGACGCCGACGGCGTCCCTGCCGCCGTCGGCGGCCGGACATCCATCAGTGAACAGGCGGTGGCCAAGGTCGCCGCAATTGCAGCCCGGGCTGTTCCCGGCGTCTTTACGCTCGGCAATCCTTCGGGGCGGGCGCTCGGCGCGGTGCGCGACGCCGTCGGCGGAACAAACGCCACGTCCGGCGTCCATGTGGAAGTCGGCGAGCGTGAAGTCGCCGTGGATATCAGCCTCGTCGCCGCCTACGGAAATGCCCTGACCGTCGTCGCGAACAACGTCCGTGCCGCCGTTTACGGAGCGGTGGAGGAACTTGTGGGTCTCCGCGTCGTCGAGGTCAACGTGGAAATCTCCGACGTGCACCTTCCCACCGATCCGCCCGCTCCCGTACCGGTCTCCGGAGCCAAAGCGGTATAGGCTTTCAGCACGTTCCACCCAGGACGTACCGGTGATGCGTCAGGCAAGAAGGCAGGGGAAATGAAACCGACAGTGGTGGGAATGGCAATTGGAGCCGTACTGGCTTTTGCCGCACTGATTTTCGACTTTTGGGGCTTTCTGCTGACCGCCCTGTTTATTGCGGCCGGAGCGCTGCTGGGCCGCGCTGCGGAGGGCAAGATTGATTTCCGCAGCGTCTCCGATGCGCTGACCGGCCGCCGCTCCTCTTCGTGAGCACCATAGCTGCGCCCCCGGCGGCGGAAACCGCCGCGCACCTGGCGGGACACAACCGGATCAGCACCCAGGCCCTGAGCAGCACCGCTAAGGCGGCAGCATCCGAATACTTCGGTGTGCCCGCCCAGCAGGTGCGTGTCCAGTGGACGGATGACCGGGGGAAGCTCGCCCTGTCGGTGTCCCTGCCCATCACGCTGCCACCGCTGCAGGCGCTGACCCCCGGCATGCTGGACCGCGCCGGCGGAACCGTCTGGGAACGGGCCCACGCCGCCAAACCGGTGCTGATGCAGCGCGTTGCCGAACTTACGGGTTCCCGGCTCTCCCGGGTGGACATCCGTGTCACCGGCGTCCTGCCGGCCGAAGGAAGGCGGGTGCGGTGAAGCAGGCGGACCTGGCGGTAACCAACAGAATCCTTCGGCGCGAGACACATTCGGCACGCACGGCCGCGGCCGCCGCGGTCGCTGTCCTGGGCATCCTCTTTTTCAGCTATGTCCTGCTGGAATCCGTGCTCCAGGTGCTGGGACAGGAGGCCTGGCTGATCGATCCGCCTACCTTCGGCAACTGGCTGGCGGGCCTCCCGGCGGACTCCGACCCGCTGATCCTCGGCCTGTCCGGGGCCCTGATCTTCTTTGCGGGCCTGCTGTTCTTCCTGCAGGCCGTACTTCCGGGCCGCCGGGCCCGCTATTCCCTGCCCAACCCCCGCGCCGCCGTCGTGGTGGACGGCGAAGTGCTGGCCGCGTCGCTGGCCCGGTGTGCCCGGATGCGGGCAGGCGTCACCCCGCAGCAGGTGCTGGTGACGGTTGGCAGGACCGTTGTGGAGGTGCAGATCCGTCCAACGTCGGGTACTCCCGTGGACGCCGAAGCCGTGCGTACGGCAGTGGAGGATGAGTTGCTGCTGACCAAGCTTGACCCGCAGCCGGCCGTCCGGGTCCGCGTTGCCGAAACCGGGGTGATCGGACAGTGAACGCCACACCAAGGGCCTTGAACCGGTTCCTGCTCGGACTGCTCGGACTGGTGCTGATGGGCATCGGCGGCGGTCTGGCGCTCATCTCCGCCTGGCCTGCCGCCGCGCGGGCCTGGCACGGGTTTGCCGCCGACGCCGGTCCCGCCGTCTCCTCCTCGCTCGACGCCACGGCCCTGCCCGGGGGCAGAGGCAGCTGGATCTGGGTGGCGCTTGCCCTGCTGAGCTTCCTGGGCATCGTGTTGATGGTGGTGTGGATGGCCGGGCAGGGCGGCGGCCGGACCGGAACCCTCGTCTCCGAATACGACGACGACGGCGCGCCGGGCCGGGTTGAGATCAGTGGAACCGTCGCCGAACAGGCCCTGCGCAGCGCACTGCAGGAGAACCCGGATGTCGCTGCGTCTTCGGTCAACGCCTACTCAGTGAAGGGCCGCAGCGCCCTGCGGGTGCGGATCACTCCGCGGCAGGGAGCGGCTCCGCACCTGATTGCGGCCGACGCCACGGCCCTGGTGGAAACCCTGGACACCGTCCTCGGGCACCAGACCCCGGTGCTGCTGAGCCTGGAGGCCGGACGCCGGCTGCGCTTCGGCAGGGAAGACCGGGTCCGCTAGGACGTCCTAGGAGGCCCGGGCCAGCTGCCGGATGGGAATCCAGCGCGAGGCCAGCCGGCGGTAGGCGGCCGCGGCACCCGTCATGTCGCC
This window of the Arthrobacter sp. zg-Y919 genome carries:
- a CDS encoding DUF6286 domain-containing protein; translation: MKQADLAVTNRILRRETHSARTAAAAAVAVLGILFFSYVLLESVLQVLGQEAWLIDPPTFGNWLAGLPADSDPLILGLSGALIFFAGLLFFLQAVLPGRRARYSLPNPRAAVVVDGEVLAASLARCARMRAGVTPQQVLVTVGRTVVEVQIRPTSGTPVDAEAVRTAVEDELLLTKLDPQPAVRVRVAETGVIGQ
- a CDS encoding universal stress protein encodes the protein MTDSTWGAGAGEDGPAGIVVGVDGSDQSICALFWAAREARRRQCPLHVVTAYTVPIFAASSMDAGYTTVDDAMIRDGAQQVLDEAIERISHYGVEVIPRVETGDAAAVLLELSEDADLMVVGSRGRGGFVGRLLGSVSSALPAHAKCPTVVVPLRTAGRLPDSGIRPPANSPDPDAVHHAVVVGVDGSEQGRAASLVAAEQARSMGLPLRILCALPPFTGSLAWVPAPLDIEALHAELREQLDAGRDWLQSHFPGLEMTVELVDGTPSEILVERTARVELLVLGTRGRGGFAGMLLGSTSQSVMHHAKGPLMVVPDHDDPRLLDRANFGPMIAE
- a CDS encoding FAD-binding protein yields the protein MSEQTGSIEYSESLHGETQPEAAPTQLTGAVVIGCGLSGLAVATELDRQGVDSIVVHGPAPAAATIREAAVEPEVLPERAELLRLLHAYAVSHRLDVREDSAAREMTRADAAGLLPTPVAGTGKWAVRTGRELLLADYVVLTSCSRSDLRKLARSLGVGAGPEAVAALRDIGVYLVGVGGNLLPSLHGLVRQAKAAGTAIADAALPAWECPT
- a CDS encoding DUF2273 domain-containing protein, which produces MKPTVVGMAIGAVLAFAALIFDFWGFLLTALFIAAGALLGRAAEGKIDFRSVSDALTGRRSSS
- a CDS encoding Asp23/Gls24 family envelope stress response protein, producing the protein MDEPRNTSANASVTAAPAVPAPAPPAPAAYADADGVPAAVGGRTSISEQAVAKVAAIAARAVPGVFTLGNPSGRALGAVRDAVGGTNATSGVHVEVGEREVAVDISLVAAYGNALTVVANNVRAAVYGAVEELVGLRVVEVNVEISDVHLPTDPPAPVPVSGAKAV
- a CDS encoding cation diffusion facilitator family transporter, with the translated sequence MSGHHGHSHGLGIVTATGKHRQRLLIVFLITISVVLIQVAGALFSGSLALLADAGHMLSDAAGVSIALVAAWLAARPATSRRTYGYQRAEVLAALANAVLLIVIAVVIFVEALGRLGGTPDVDTGLMLPFAIVGGLANLVSLLVLHAGRKDSLNVRGAYLEVLGDLLGSAAVVVSAVVIMTTGYQQADTWASILIAVMILPRAWSLLREVIDVLLEATPQGVDVGLIRDHIVSVDGVSDAHDIHIWTITSGVPVFSAHVVVEEEHLTPDGLDLVLDRLTRCLSSHFDTDHCTFQLEPASHAVHEGQQHA
- a CDS encoding AAA family ATPase → MQMIYRVFELLAIPVGEFQVISALGDLVAIDHAKTISRIQAAGVLGEFSYDLAFPDSTDNGRMRVIYAPNGRGKTNLLRGIASMLTPTPEALQTLIDIPITSLKIDFYSGGWAQLVRDRAELGSFEISVCLAPEGPIQTVHIDPADFAGRLYRRVWDERKEYVQFAKSMAELSRGAVYIGDDRLALQMDDGHDSLRSDTGRLASRRRGAVSSLLQTVERMLTRAAIGGLSRGGSEAGVYEQITQTTLQGKTALTTTGAREALEQQIDRLLSAGSPLQEYGLLNLRQVRNVATQIRNTRANSRQLPVIHQILEPYFESLEDQIEAMTTVHNLIDTYVTGVNKFLDRKSLRFTAADGISLVDRHGEPLDPESLSSGERHLIVLLSRAVLATADESLLLIDEPEISLGIEWQRDLLPELLRCSRSSNVQFVVASHSLQVMNAVARETIIQPSEKA
- a CDS encoding metallopeptidase family protein, with translation MNPDEFDACVEAALDSIPADLSRAMNNVAVFIEDEYLPGPHEDPDTELLGVYEGTPLTERDSWWDAGSLPDRIVVFRGPLLRMCGSREEVVDEVRITVIHEVAHHFGINDERLHELGWG